Proteins encoded in a region of the Fibrobacter sp. UWH6 genome:
- the tig gene encoding trigger factor: protein MTVEIKETSATKRTLEITIPQADLKAPFEKKVNQYKKQVTLKGFRQGQVPKAMILKQFGESIRHEVVDETINKIVQDELKKANIIPVGQMKVVDFKDDKENDIALKVEVEMDPVIDIKGYADTGITVPAIAVSQEEIDNEYNRLMQMWSKDEHVDREAKSGDVVVGNYVEVIIDGEKQDLPENKEFRSLLGESASPGFDAGLVGAKAGEAKEVNFQYPEDHKDERYRGKTAQFKVEITDVREIVPPTMDEAFFEQVGVKDVEDLKKNLAEGIENQKKDAAKNKAINEAIDKIIEANPFEVPEARVYDLIRWSMNRNAQSEKDVVEPTEEQIKALSPEAVREIKKHRILDFVATAEKIRPAQADVDARLQVMANAYHVDFESLKNHFRQSGRINGLRDELRVQMAADFIVGIRPAAEENK, encoded by the coding sequence ATGACAGTTGAAATCAAAGAAACCAGCGCCACCAAGCGCACCCTCGAAATTACCATTCCGCAGGCCGACCTCAAGGCTCCCTTCGAAAAGAAGGTGAATCAGTACAAGAAGCAGGTTACCCTGAAGGGTTTCCGCCAGGGCCAGGTTCCCAAGGCTATGATCCTGAAGCAGTTCGGTGAATCCATCCGCCACGAAGTTGTGGATGAAACCATCAACAAGATCGTCCAGGATGAACTGAAGAAGGCAAACATCATTCCCGTTGGCCAGATGAAGGTTGTTGATTTCAAGGATGACAAGGAAAACGACATCGCACTTAAGGTGGAAGTCGAAATGGATCCGGTCATCGACATCAAGGGCTATGCTGACACCGGCATCACCGTTCCCGCCATTGCTGTAAGCCAGGAAGAAATCGACAACGAATACAACCGTCTCATGCAGATGTGGAGCAAGGACGAACACGTCGATCGCGAAGCAAAGTCTGGTGACGTTGTCGTTGGCAACTATGTTGAAGTCATCATCGACGGCGAAAAGCAGGATCTGCCGGAAAACAAGGAATTCCGTTCTCTCCTCGGCGAATCCGCTTCTCCGGGATTCGATGCAGGTCTCGTCGGTGCCAAGGCTGGCGAAGCTAAGGAAGTCAACTTCCAGTATCCGGAAGACCACAAGGACGAACGCTATCGCGGTAAGACCGCTCAGTTCAAGGTCGAAATTACCGACGTTCGCGAAATCGTTCCTCCCACCATGGACGAAGCCTTCTTTGAACAGGTTGGCGTCAAGGACGTTGAAGACCTGAAGAAGAACCTGGCCGAAGGTATCGAAAACCAGAAGAAGGACGCTGCCAAGAACAAGGCTATCAACGAAGCTATCGACAAGATTATCGAAGCTAACCCGTTCGAAGTTCCCGAAGCTCGCGTCTACGACCTGATCCGCTGGTCCATGAACCGTAACGCCCAGAGCGAAAAGGATGTTGTGGAACCCACCGAAGAACAGATCAAGGCTCTCTCTCCGGAAGCTGTCCGCGAAATCAAGAAGCACCGCATTCTGGACTTCGTCGCTACTGCTGAAAAGATCCGCCCGGCCCAGGCTGACGTCGACGCACGTCTCCAGGTCATGGCAAACGCATATCACGTGGACTTCGAATCCCTGAAGAACCACTTCCGTCAGTCCGGCCGCATCAACGGTCTCCGCGACGAACTCCGCGTCCAGATGGCCGCTGACTTCATCGTCGGTATCCGCCCCGCTGCCGAAGAAAACAAGTAA